Sequence from the Clostridium butyricum genome:
AAATACTGCATTAAAAAATCAAGTAGATAATTTAGAACATGTTATATTTGCAAATTTTTCTCACAAGCCCGGAATTGAATTATGTGAATTATTATGTGAAGTCCTTCCAAAAGGATTGAATAAATTTTTATTTACCGATAACGGTTCATCTGCCATTGAGGCTGCAATAAAGTTAAGTTTTCAATATCACTATCAAGTAGGTGAGGTACACAGAAAAACCTTTATGTCACTATCTGATGCCTACCATGGCGAAACAGTTGGTGCTTTATCTGTAAGTGGTATGGACTTATATGCTGAAATATTTAAGCCACTACTTTTTGATATAGTAAGAGTAGATGCTCCAGACTGCTATAGATGTAAATACGGAAAATGTAGAGAAAGCTGTAATGCTGAGTGTTTTGAAAATGCAGAAAAAGCTTTTGAACAATATGGTAATGTAACATCTGGATTCATAATTGAACCTATTGTTCAAGGTGCTGCTGGAATGAGAATGTACTCACCTATATATTTAAAAAAATTAAGAAAAATATGCGACAAATATAATGTTCATCTTATTGATGATGAAATAGCTATGGGATATGGAAGGACTGGAAAAATGTTTGGATGTGACCATGCAGATATATCACCAGACATAATGTGTGTATCAAAAGGCTTAACAGGAGGATATCTTCCAATGGCTTTATGTATAAGTACTGATGAAATTTATAATGCATTTTATGATGATTATAATAAGGGAAAAGCATTTATGCACAGTCATACATATAGCGGGAATGCTCTTGCATGTTCTGTAGCTGTAGAAATTTTAAAAATTCTTAAAGAAGAAAAAATCATAGAAAACTCTCAAGATAAGAGACAATATTTCAAAGATTTAGTATATAACACATTCAAGGATTATAAATATGCAGGTGACATAAGAAGTCAAGGCCTTATAAATGCAATTGAATTAGTTGAAGATAAAAATACTAAAAAACCTTTTGATTCTAAAAAAAGAATAGGCTATCAAGTTTATAAAAAAGCTTTAGAAAAAGGGCTTCTTTTAAGACCTATAGGAAATATACTATATTTTAATCCTCCTCTTACTATAGAACCTGATGAAATGCAGTTTGCAGTTAAGACATGCTTAGAATCTATTAAAGAAGTTCTTGGTGAATAGCATAATCAATTTTTAAATAAGTAATTAATATTGAAGAGATCTAATTTATTTTAGCTCTTCAATATTATTTAGAAATTATATATAATACTATTTTAAAATAAAAATTTATCTTTGGCTATACTCTGCATATTGAGGGGTTCCTAGTGCATACCCACCTGCAACTTCATGAATCATTCCTGTTACAAAAGATGAATCATCACATGCATAATATAAAACTGCATTAGCTATATCTTCAGGTTTTCCGACTCTATTTAATGGTACATGTCTTAAAAATGATGTTCTAAATTCATTAGACATGTTTTCTAGTGCAGCCTTTGTTGCTATCAAACCTGGTAATACTGCATTACATCTTATATTTTTTCCAGCATATTGTATTGCTATATTTTGAGTTAAAGAATTAATTGCTGCTTTTGAAACACAATATGACATTCTTGATAAATCGGGAACAACCGAACCTATTGTTGATATATTTATTATGCTTCCTCCCCCGCATTTCTCCATATAAGGTATTGCAGCTTTACATGGTAAATATACACTTTCAACATTATCTTTTAATATTCTAAAAAATTCATCAGTGTCTCCATCTGTCAAATTTTTATCCAAATCAACGTTAGTTTTACCATAGTTATTGACTAATATATCTAATCTTCCTTCAGCTTCAGCAGCATATTTTACCATTGTGGTATAAGTTTCTACTTCTGAAGCATTAAAATAAACAAACTTAGCTATTTCACCTTTCTTTTTCATTTCAGATATAACTTCATTAGCAAGTTCTTTTGAACGGGCTGCTAAATAAACTGTAGCACCCTCTCTTGCTAGTGCCTGTGCTGATGCTAATCCTATTCCTTTAGTTGATGCAGTTACTATTGCAACTTTTCCTTCTAATTTTTTCATTCTAAGTTCCTCCTTATATGCATATCAAATTTTATGCCATGTGATCAAACATCTTACCTAATTTTGCAATCAAATCATTTCTATCCATTTCATTATTTTTTTTCATTTTTTCTCTATTTAATTCACCTGCTAAATATGTGAATTTCTTTCCTAATTGCTCAAATCCATCTTTTACAACATCTTTTGGATACATAGCAGCTTCAACTACCTTAGGATCTGATGGTTTATTTTTTAACCATGTTGGTGTAATTGTTGATCCAGCAGATAATAACAGTACATCTACGTTAGTGTCCTTGCATTCATATGCAACCCCTTCTGTTAGCGTCATCATATAAGCTTTATGTGCGGCATACTCTGCACAAAATGGCAATGAAGTCCACCCAGATAAAGAACCAATTGTTACAAATGCACCTCTATTTCTATTTTTAAATTCACCTATATAATGATGCAATAATTTTGAGAAGGTTCTTATATTAATTCTGTACATCTGCTCATATTTAGAATAATTAACATTGTTATACTGGCCCATTGCATGGAGACATGCAACATATTCTATTAATCCCATATCTAAATCTTTGATTGATTCTATTATTTTTTCAGCTGCATCATATTCAGATAAATCTTGAGGTAATACCCTTACTTCAATTCCATGTTTATCATGTATATCTTTTGCTAACGCCTCTAATGCATCCTTTCTTCTTCCCACTAAAATTACATCCATACCTCTATTAGCTAATTCATAAGCACTAGCTTTACCAATTCCATCTGTTGCCCCTAAAACAATTCCCCACTGACCATATTTTTCTCTAAAATTCATATAAAATTCCTCCTTAAAATTACCATATTAAATCTATCAATTATATATATATCTATCAGTTTGTTTTTTTAGTCACTTTTATTCTTAAATAAAAATGAAATTGTTCTAAATTATTATTTTCTTGGTAATAAAAAAAACTAGAATATACAGACAGTTATATCTCTGTACATTCTAGTTTTAATGCTATTATTTATATATTAAAATAATCTTTCACTACTTTAATGATATTTTAAATTCTTCTCCTGCTTGTTTAAAGTCATTACTCATCTTTCCACTCTGCTCTGGAAATTTAACTGAATATGGTGTTAATGTAAGTTCTTTTGCATTTTCATCTAAATTTCTATCTAAATTATCATATCTAAGTACCATAGACTCCTTTGATCCTCTCTTTAAATAAAATTCTACTTTATTGCCCAAATCATCTGTACCTTTCAGCATTACATCATAATGTTCATTTTTATTATAATTTTCAATACTACAGATAACGTTTTGTCCTAAAGCATTTGATGTATACTTTTCTAATATTACCTTCTCTCCATTTTCAAGAACAAATGAATTATTTAGAGTTATCTCCTTAGTGTCTATTTTTAACGCATCACCATTTGTTTTAAATTGAAATACCCATTTCCCTTTTTTAGGATTTTTATGATTAACCATAACCTTTGAATATTCAATTTTTATATTTAAGTCTCCACTTAAATCCATATCTTTTAATGAACTTAAATTATATTCATATACTGACTGTTCTGAATAATCATCTATTCTCTTACTTCTACCACTCTCAGAAATAAATTTTACTCTTTTATTATTGATGTAAATTGTTTTATTTGTATTATACAAATCATTTTCTTTTAGCATATTTTGAGAACTTATCGTTTCTGAAATTACAAGCTGATTTTGAGACTGATCTAATATGATCTCATTAAGCTGAATAGTTATACCATTATCAGTAATACTTTTATTCATAACTGTATTATAACTTTCTAAATCTTTGTGAATTCCAATTGATTCTGAAATACTTTCACTCATCTTTGCCATTATTTCAGCTCCTGCATCAGTTCCAAACAATCCTATACTTCCAACTACAATTACTACAGCTGCTGCCACAGCTATACCTTTTCTATTTTTTCTCTGTGGCTTTATAGATTTTCTAAATTTGCTTTTTAACTTTTTCTTTTCGAAATCATTGAACTCTTCTTTTTTATAGTTGTCTATATCTATATTCATATCATTTAACATTTCATATATATTCTTGTCCATACGGCTAACACCTCTCGCTTTCTTTTAATTTAAAAATATCCCTTAGCTTCTTTTTGGCCCTTGAAACTCTGTTATAAATCACATCTCTTTTAATACCCGTTTCCTGACTGACTTTATCCACTTCAATCTCTTCCACATACAATTTATAAAATAATTCTCTATCTTTTTCCTTTAATGAATTCATCATTTCCTGCATTTCTAAGCTCAATTCATTTTTTAAAAGTTCATGAATAGAATCATCTACTGTTATGTTTAAATCATCTACATTCTCATTATCTAACTCTCTCAGATATTTTCTTTTATAATCTATTGCTTTAAATTTAGCTATTCCAGCTATCCAGTTCTTAAATTCACTTTTGTTTTCATCAAATTTATCAATATTATTCCAAAGTCCTAACAATACATCATTTATGCATTCATCTTGAACACTCTGTAAATTGTACAAATGTTTTTTTATAACAGATTTAATAATCCATCCATAGGTATCTATAACATAATCTAATGCTTTTTCGTTTTTCTTTTTTAATTGATCGAGAAAATTTTCTTCATTAATTTTCATTTTTACCCCTCTTTCTAGCAATCCTTCATAGTTAACTATCCCTTACACTTAATATTTCGTAATATGGTTTGCCATATCTATCAAAACTACATAATTATTTCAATATAACCATATCCTTATACTCCACAAACATCTGTAAGCATAAAATTTAGTTTATCAAATTTAAATTCTTAATTATAAGATATAATTTAAATATTTTCACACTAAAAAAGTGCAGCATTTTTTCTAATACGCTGCACTTCTCTCATTATTAATATTATCTATAACCTATTCTAAAAATTATTAATTTTTATTACTTCTCTACAACTTGCAATTTCTTTTATAATATTGGTACACAAATTTCGCACTGATGCTTATTTATCATTTGCATTGCATAGCGCTCAACAATAGGTCTTCTATCATCAAATTCATATTTTCTTTTTGATAACTCAGAAAATATCTCCATCCATGCATTTTGCACAGCATCAACAGTATGACTTATTATAAATACACAATATCTTCCACCAATAGTTTTTCCTAAATTGATATTCTTATTATCAACCTTAAATTTATCTGAAACAACTAAACATGTATCATAACGACAATCTTTAGGCTCTGTAAATTGAGGATTATCTTGGGCTATTCCTAATATTATTGAACTTTCATTAAATAACTCTTCTTCTATAGCCCAACTTTTTAATTGTTCCATTACTTTTACATTTTCTGAACCGTAAGACCCTATTTTTCGTATATAAGCAATTTTATATTCTGGTATCATTTCAGTTTTAATATTCATAGATTTCCTTCTTTTTTATAGAGTACATCGATGCCTGAATTCATCATATAATGCTTTAAAATGTATTTCAACTTATTTTTTAAATTAAACCTCATTACAAAAATTGAAATAGTCTATTTCATCTTGAAGCATCAAGAATACCTTTGAAACAAGATATCCATCAGCTGCTGCATGATTCATTCTTGCACTAACAGGCATTATCAATCTTCCATTTTCATTCTTGAACCTTCCCCAATTTATTATTGGCATAAAGTAGAGATATCCATCTGGAAGCTCAATATTTAAAGAATCATAGGAAAGCCATGAAATATATGATGCATCAAACCAATTGGGATACTTTTCTGAATCAATAACATATTCTCTTGTTTCCTTTCCTCTCTTTATATCATCTTCACAAGTCTTATAAAAAACTTTATAATCACTAAAATATTCTGTGTAAACTGGTATACATGTTTCTGTATCTTCATGAAAAACATACTGTGTTGGATTAATTTTATTATATACTATAAGTTCATTGGTATTGTATAAATAAGACATTCTATAATCTTCTCTTGAATTTAATACTTTTGAAAGTATATATAGAAAATTTATATAGAACTTTGTTCCTGATTTTTTAGAAACTTCAACAAGTCTTGTAACATCAATTTTATTAGTAATTGATACTGAACATTTACAGTCCTGTGAAAAATGATTAAATACTCCTTTTCTATAATACTTCCCCATATCTATAACTTTATAATTCATGTTTTTATCTCCCCATTTATTGTGTATTAATAAGATAAATGCTATTTTTACTACAAGCATATATCTTATATAAATATTCTAAGGCTAAAACATTTGAAATTATATGCCATAAATTTTTATAATAAAAAATTACAATGCCATCTGTAATGAAACTATTACAGATGGCATTGTCTAATTTGAATATATAATTTTCTTTATAGTTTCAACAGAAAGGTAATATTTTTTTGAAAGTTCATCTAATGAATATCCATTTCTGTATAAATTTCTAATTTCATTATTTCTCTGTCTGCATTTAATTTTAGCACCAGTCTTTTCTCCCCATCTAGTGCGTTTTCCCGATTTATTGGGAATATATATTATATTACCTTCTACATATTTTTGTATTTCAGAAATAAGCTCTTTAGGAAGTATTTCCATAGCATTTACATATTTCATAATAAAACCCCATTCCTCAATTAATATTAAGGATCTAAAGCCTGCTTACTTACTGAATAAAATTGATGATAATAATTTTTCTCCATATAAAGCATCATCAACTATTCAACAGACTTTATATGGAGATCTTCCACAGCTATTACTCTCACATTTCTCCCTCATTTCTATAAATTACTTTATAGAATAATTATATCATATATCCATACTTGTAAATATTTATAAACCACATAGCTACTTATTAATAATAATGCAAAAATATTATATAAATCTATTAAGCCCCTATACACATAACATATGTATAGGGGCCTTCTATAATTGGCGGAGAGAAGGGGATTTGAACCCCTGATAAAGTTGCCTCTATACACGCTTTCCAGGCGTGCTCCTTCGACCACTCGGACATCTCTCCATTAAATGTTTATACCAAATTATTTTATCATAAATACCTATTAATCACAATAATTATAGTATCTAACACCATAAGACAGAATATCTTTCTTCTAAAAATTTATTTATATCTATTACTCCTATTCTCTTCAAAAAATTTAACAAGAAGTTCAGAGCACTCTTTATCATACAGCCATTTAACATCTACAAAAGAATTTAATCTTCTACTATCTAATAAACTTATAACAGATCCACATGCTCCCATATCTTTATTAAAAGTTCCTATATAAACTTTTGAAATTCTACTTTGAACTATAGCACTTGCACACATAGGACATGGTTCTAAAGTTACATACATTTCTGCTCCATCAAGTCTCCAGTCTCCAATCTTATTTGAAGCCTCCTTTATTGCTAAAATTTCTGCATGTGCTGTTACATCATTCAAAGTTTCTTTCAAATTATGTCCCCGACCTATTATTACCCCATCTTTTACTATTACAGCTCCTACTGGAATTTCTCCTTTATCATAGGCTTTAATTGCTTCTCCTTTTGCTTCATCTATAAAATTCATTTATAATTTCACATCCTTTCTAGGCAGATATTAATGTTATTTCTGTTAAAAAAACTGCTGAAATAATTCAGCAGTTTTTTAAATTAGTCTTCTAATTCATTGTTTTCAGAATCATCTACTTCATAAATAAACATTCTTACTTTCTTAACTCTATTTTTCTCTATTTCTTCAGCAACAAGCTTTAGATTGTGAATTAAAACTTCTTCATTTTCTTCAGGCATTCTTCCTAGCTCTCCAATCATTAAACCTCCGATTGAATCAAACTCTTCTGAATCTACATCTACTCCAATTAATTCACTTATATCATGAAGCCTTACACTTCCATCAAAGACATATTCATTTTCTTTTATAACTTCAACTGATTTATCATAGTCATCATATTCATCTTCAATATCACCAACTATTTCTTCTATTAAATCCTCTATTGTTATTATTCCAACAGTACCACCATATTCATCTAAAACTACAGCAATATGATTTCTGCTTTTCTTCATTTCTTTAAATAGTTCTACTATTTTTTTAAATTCAAATGTATAAAATGGTTCTCTTATATATTTCTTAACATTAAAATCCTCACGTGGATTTTCAACCATAGCTAAATCTTTAACATTTAAAAATCCAATAATATTGTCAATAGTTTGATTATATACCGGTATTCTTGAAAACTGCTCACTTTTAATAACACTCATGACTTCATCATAAGTTGCTTCTTCATCAATTGAAATAATATCAACTCTTTGAACCATAACGTCCTTTACCTGCTGGTCAGCAAAGTCAAAAACATTGAATATCATTTCCTTTTCAACGTTTTCTAAAACTCCTTCTTCTTCACTTACACCAACCATAGTCTTTAGTTCTTCTTCTGTTATAAATGATTCAGCCTCATTAGGATCACATCCAACAAGGCGTATAAAAAGAGAAGATATTGCTGTAAAAATATATATAAATGGTTTAAATATAACTACTGCAAACTCGATAAACCTTGCAACCTTTAGTGCAACTGCTTCAGCTTTTTGCTTTGCAATTGATTTAGGTGTAACCTCACCAAAGATAAGTACTAAAATTGTCATTACACCAGTTGCTATTCCAACTCCGCTACTTCCAAAAATATTTGTAGCTAAAATTGTAGCAAGAGATGACGCTCCTATATTAACAATATTATTTCCTATTAATATAGCACCTAAAAGTTTATTAGGGTCCTCAGTAAGTTTTTCAACTCTTTTTGCTCCAGGCACTCCTTCTTCAACCATATGTCTCAATCTAATTTTGCTTAATGACATCAATGCTGTTTCTGACATTGAAAAAAAGCTAGATAATGCTATTAGTATAATTAGTATGATTATCTGCCACGTATAACTAGGGTCCAAATACAATCACTCTCCTAAATAATTTAATTTAATATTACTTTAAATTATACCATATTATGATTAAAAGTAATATAAACCCTTTCATTTTATGATGCTCTAAACTCTATTTTAAAATTCATATTTTTTGATTTAATCGAATAAATATTTGATATTAAAAAAAGCTCCCATAGAATAATCTATGAGAGCTTTTCTGAATGTCTAATTTATATATTAATAATAGGTAATAACTTTTTTATTTCTTTTTGTTATCTTTTTTTGATTTGTTGTCAGCTACAGCCTTAACATCATAAGCGTTTAAGTACATTTCTTTTAATTCGCTCATTAATGGGTATCTTGGGTTAGCACCTGTACATTGATCATCAAATGCTTGCTCAACCATTGAATCTAAGTCTGCTCTGAATTTATCTTCTTCAACACCAGCTTCTTTAATAGTCATTGGCATATTTAATTTTCTTTGTAATTCTTCGATTGCTTTAACTAATAATTCAACCTTTTCAGCATCAGTGTTTCCACCTAATCCTAAGTAATCTGCAACCTTAGCATATCTACATGCTGCATTTGGATATTTGTATTGAGCAAATGCTGCTTGCTTAGTTGGAGCATCACATGAGTTGAACTTAATAACTTCATTGATTAATAATGAGTTAGCCATACCATGTGGTAAGTGATGGAATGCACCTAATTTATGAGCCATTGAGTGACAAATTCCTAAGAATGCATTAGAGAATGCCATACCAGCCATACATGATGCATGAGCCATTTTTTCTCTAGCTTTAACGTTAGTTGTTCCTTCACTATATGCATCTGGTAAGTATTTGAATACTAATCTGATTGCTTCTAAAGCTAATCCATTAGTGTATTCAGATGCCATTATTGAAACATAAGCTTCTAATGCGTGAACTAATACGTCAACACCAGCACAAGCTGTTAATCCCTTAGGAGAAGTCATCATTAATTCAGCATCAACGATAGCCATATCTGGAGTTAATTCGTAATCAGCTAATGGATATTTTACTCCTGTTTGTTCGTCAGTTATAACTGCGAATGGTGTTACTTCTGATCCAGTACCAGCTGATGTAGCTATAGCAACCATCATAGCTTTTTGACCCATTGTTGGGAATTTGTAGATTCTCTTTCTGATATCCATGAATGTCATTGCTAAATCTTCGAATTCAACTTCTGGATGTTCGTACATAACCCACATAATCTTAGCAGCATCCATAGCTGATCCACCACCAAGTGAGATTACAACATCTGGGTTGAAGCTTAACATTTCTTCTGCTCCAGCTCTAGCACATCTTAAAGTTGGGTCTGGTTCAACATCACAGAATACTTTAAATTGGATTCCGTTTCTTTCTAATACTTCTGTAACCTTGTTAGTGTATCCTAAGTCAAATAATACCTTATCTGTTACGATAAATGCTTTCTTTTTGCCCATATCTTTTAATTCATCAAGAGCGATTGGTAAACAACCGTATTTGAAGTAAGTCTTTTCTGGAACTCTAAACCAAAGCATGTTTTCTCTCCTTCTAGCTACAGTTTTAACATTAATTAAATGTTTTGGACCAACGTTTTCTGAAACTGAGTTTCCACCCCATGATCCACATCCAAGAGTTAAAGATGGTGCTAACTTAAAGTTAAATAAGTCACCGATAGCTCCTTGAGATGCTGGCATGTTTATTAATGTTCTAGCTGTTTTCATTTTTTCACCGAATGCAGCTATTCTGTCTTTAGATTTTATTTCGTCAGTGTAAAGTATTGAAGTATGACCCATACCACCTAATACTATTAATCTATCAGCTTTTTCTAAAGCTTCTTCGAAATTCTTAACTTTATAAAGAGCTAATACTGGAGATAATTTTTCGTGTGAGAATGGTTCTTCTAATTCTACTGAAGTAACTTCTCCAACTAAAACCTTAGCAGTTTCTGGAACTGTAACTCCTGCCATTTTAGCTATCTTATAAGCAGATTGACCAACCATGTCAGCATTTAATCCGCCTTTTTCGTTTAAGATTATCTTTCTTACTTTATCTATTTCTTCGCCTTTAAGGATATAAGCTCCTCTTGCAGCTAATTCTTTTTTAACTTCATCGTAAACTTGTTCTAAAACAACTAATGATTGTTCTGATGCACAGATTACACCATTATCAAATGTTTTAGATAATAATACTGAGTTTACAGCCATTTTTATATGAGCTGTTTCATCGATTATTGCTGGAGTATTTCCTGCTCCAACTCCTAAAGCTGGTCTTCCTGATGAGTAAGCAGCTTTAACCATTGCTGGACCACCTGTTGCTAATATTATGTCTGATTCAGCCATAACATTTTGTGATAATTCAACTGATGGTTGATCTATCCATCCGATTATTCCTTCTGGAGCTCCTGCTTTAACTGCTGCATCTAAAACAACTCTTGCTGCTTCGATTGTA
This genomic interval carries:
- the bioA gene encoding adenosylmethionine--8-amino-7-oxononanoate transaminase is translated as MSISLEEKDLKHIWHPCSQMKDYEKLPPIVIDHAKGMYLYDIHGKKYMDIISSWWCNLFGHCNERINTALKNQVDNLEHVIFANFSHKPGIELCELLCEVLPKGLNKFLFTDNGSSAIEAAIKLSFQYHYQVGEVHRKTFMSLSDAYHGETVGALSVSGMDLYAEIFKPLLFDIVRVDAPDCYRCKYGKCRESCNAECFENAEKAFEQYGNVTSGFIIEPIVQGAAGMRMYSPIYLKKLRKICDKYNVHLIDDEIAMGYGRTGKMFGCDHADISPDIMCVSKGLTGGYLPMALCISTDEIYNAFYDDYNKGKAFMHSHTYSGNALACSVAVEILKILKEEKIIENSQDKRQYFKDLVYNTFKDYKYAGDIRSQGLINAIELVEDKNTKKPFDSKKRIGYQVYKKALEKGLLLRPIGNILYFNPPLTIEPDEMQFAVKTCLESIKEVLGE
- the hdhA gene encoding 7alpha-hydroxysteroid dehydrogenase, with protein sequence MKKLEGKVAIVTASTKGIGLASAQALAREGATVYLAARSKELANEVISEMKKKGEIAKFVYFNASEVETYTTMVKYAAEAEGRLDILVNNYGKTNVDLDKNLTDGDTDEFFRILKDNVESVYLPCKAAIPYMEKCGGGSIINISTIGSVVPDLSRMSYCVSKAAINSLTQNIAIQYAGKNIRCNAVLPGLIATKAALENMSNEFRTSFLRHVPLNRVGKPEDIANAVLYYACDDSSFVTGMIHEVAGGYALGTPQYAEYSQR
- the hdhB gene encoding 7beta-hydroxysteroid dehydrogenase, with the protein product MNFREKYGQWGIVLGATDGIGKASAYELANRGMDVILVGRRKDALEALAKDIHDKHGIEVRVLPQDLSEYDAAEKIIESIKDLDMGLIEYVACLHAMGQYNNVNYSKYEQMYRINIRTFSKLLHHYIGEFKNRNRGAFVTIGSLSGWTSLPFCAEYAAHKAYMMTLTEGVAYECKDTNVDVLLLSAGSTITPTWLKNKPSDPKVVEAAMYPKDVVKDGFEQLGKKFTYLAGELNREKMKKNNEMDRNDLIAKLGKMFDHMA
- a CDS encoding DUF4179 domain-containing protein codes for the protein MDKNIYEMLNDMNIDIDNYKKEEFNDFEKKKLKSKFRKSIKPQRKNRKGIAVAAAVVIVVGSIGLFGTDAGAEIMAKMSESISESIGIHKDLESYNTVMNKSITDNGITIQLNEIILDQSQNQLVISETISSQNMLKENDLYNTNKTIYINNKRVKFISESGRSKRIDDYSEQSVYEYNLSSLKDMDLSGDLNIKIEYSKVMVNHKNPKKGKWVFQFKTNGDALKIDTKEITLNNSFVLENGEKVILEKYTSNALGQNVICSIENYNKNEHYDVMLKGTDDLGNKVEFYLKRGSKESMVLRYDNLDRNLDENAKELTLTPYSVKFPEQSGKMSNDFKQAGEEFKISLK
- a CDS encoding sigma-70 family RNA polymerase sigma factor; translation: MKINEENFLDQLKKKNEKALDYVIDTYGWIIKSVIKKHLYNLQSVQDECINDVLLGLWNNIDKFDENKSEFKNWIAGIAKFKAIDYKRKYLRELDNENVDDLNITVDDSIHELLKNELSLEMQEMMNSLKEKDRELFYKLYVEEIEVDKVSQETGIKRDVIYNRVSRAKKKLRDIFKLKESERC
- a CDS encoding AraC family transcriptional regulator, translated to MNIKTEMIPEYKIAYIRKIGSYGSENVKVMEQLKSWAIEEELFNESSIILGIAQDNPQFTEPKDCRYDTCLVVSDKFKVDNKNINLGKTIGGRYCVFIISHTVDAVQNAWMEIFSELSKRKYEFDDRRPIVERYAMQMINKHQCEICVPIL
- a CDS encoding CatA-like O-acetyltransferase, family 3 gives rise to the protein MNYKVIDMGKYYRKGVFNHFSQDCKCSVSITNKIDVTRLVEVSKKSGTKFYINFLYILSKVLNSREDYRMSYLYNTNELIVYNKINPTQYVFHEDTETCIPVYTEYFSDYKVFYKTCEDDIKRGKETREYVIDSEKYPNWFDASYISWLSYDSLNIELPDGYLYFMPIINWGRFKNENGRLIMPVSARMNHAAADGYLVSKVFLMLQDEIDYFNFCNEV
- a CDS encoding CD3324 family protein, producing MKYVNAMEILPKELISEIQKYVEGNIIYIPNKSGKRTRWGEKTGAKIKCRQRNNEIRNLYRNGYSLDELSKKYYLSVETIKKIIYSN
- a CDS encoding nucleoside deaminase is translated as MNFIDEAKGEAIKAYDKGEIPVGAVIVKDGVIIGRGHNLKETLNDVTAHAEILAIKEASNKIGDWRLDGAEMYVTLEPCPMCASAIVQSRISKVYIGTFNKDMGACGSVISLLDSRRLNSFVDVKWLYDKECSELLVKFFEENRSNRYK
- a CDS encoding HlyC/CorC family transporter; this encodes MDPSYTWQIIILIILIALSSFFSMSETALMSLSKIRLRHMVEEGVPGAKRVEKLTEDPNKLLGAILIGNNIVNIGASSLATILATNIFGSSGVGIATGVMTILVLIFGEVTPKSIAKQKAEAVALKVARFIEFAVVIFKPFIYIFTAISSLFIRLVGCDPNEAESFITEEELKTMVGVSEEEGVLENVEKEMIFNVFDFADQQVKDVMVQRVDIISIDEEATYDEVMSVIKSEQFSRIPVYNQTIDNIIGFLNVKDLAMVENPREDFNVKKYIREPFYTFEFKKIVELFKEMKKSRNHIAVVLDEYGGTVGIITIEDLIEEIVGDIEDEYDDYDKSVEVIKENEYVFDGSVRLHDISELIGVDVDSEEFDSIGGLMIGELGRMPEENEEVLIHNLKLVAEEIEKNRVKKVRMFIYEVDDSENNELED
- the adhE gene encoding bifunctional acetaldehyde-CoA/alcohol dehydrogenase, with the protein product MKVTNAQELTQRITELRRAQKEFATFTQEQVDKIFRAAAIAANNERIRLAKMAVEETGMGIVEDKVVKNHFAAEYIYNQYKDMKTCGVLEEDHTYGVTKVAEPIGVIAAIVPTTNPTSTAIFKTLIALKTRNAIIISPHPRAKNATIEAARVVLDAAVKAGAPEGIIGWIDQPSVELSQNVMAESDIILATGGPAMVKAAYSSGRPALGVGAGNTPAIIDETAHIKMAVNSVLLSKTFDNGVICASEQSLVVLEQVYDEVKKELAARGAYILKGEEIDKVRKIILNEKGGLNADMVGQSAYKIAKMAGVTVPETAKVLVGEVTSVELEEPFSHEKLSPVLALYKVKNFEEALEKADRLIVLGGMGHTSILYTDEIKSKDRIAAFGEKMKTARTLINMPASQGAIGDLFNFKLAPSLTLGCGSWGGNSVSENVGPKHLINVKTVARRRENMLWFRVPEKTYFKYGCLPIALDELKDMGKKKAFIVTDKVLFDLGYTNKVTEVLERNGIQFKVFCDVEPDPTLRCARAGAEEMLSFNPDVVISLGGGSAMDAAKIMWVMYEHPEVEFEDLAMTFMDIRKRIYKFPTMGQKAMMVAIATSAGTGSEVTPFAVITDEQTGVKYPLADYELTPDMAIVDAELMMTSPKGLTACAGVDVLVHALEAYVSIMASEYTNGLALEAIRLVFKYLPDAYSEGTTNVKAREKMAHASCMAGMAFSNAFLGICHSMAHKLGAFHHLPHGMANSLLINEVIKFNSCDAPTKQAAFAQYKYPNAACRYAKVADYLGLGGNTDAEKVELLVKAIEELQRKLNMPMTIKEAGVEEDKFRADLDSMVEQAFDDQCTGANPRYPLMSELKEMYLNAYDVKAVADNKSKKDNKKK